A window from Zingiber officinale cultivar Zhangliang chromosome 7A, Zo_v1.1, whole genome shotgun sequence encodes these proteins:
- the LOC122002620 gene encoding uncharacterized protein LOC122002620 isoform X4, whose protein sequence is MLFPTMLSLGHCLHDTEASALSLANAVENLPSTVSDQLQNIFKNIIPRVCNRSLVNKGLLHADILVKHGSLRLIMESLKSLKVLVTTVDNALKNHLHEKTVNSHGKEIVELHGPPGFSCFLRVDKFVDDGALSPDNVGTTKWMSLRQRILDEIRGSLPDPQVLLKLLSSLSYKHSAKHSKSLKRTNTMAEVSGKRLKSNITIENDDIVIGGINISPLAELVKYENEVNHEVTISELGRDKDPKAIVAEIWKLNKENLVTSEEVDEQDYFYARLLDVIALYMWILPSAFEGSFDFFKILPSNILSLPIAQQQSLLYLLVESIGQSPGSSASARIPDFMYKHLQPLINLLIYSPSKEIKDLAYILAKSSLISTGAFDQNISEVDAWMISLPGFSRASYSSVDNKRAEAFRSLYSVVISFLCDAVSTVGNSLYKYLDQMHKLISNLEIFHDDSPGFSPLIICIFQKCLRLLESDTGTFKLYERSVVSLYVSNTLKLILESQVDMKILPGLINSILNEKFVDDSKNSLCEWRPLKNLFHFSQDLLNQKGFTLYSMPEITTEGLDSFQFIHSKMKELADRQQDEVAFALLSSIICAPVEDLLKNLHFLFTIAPLQFNSLVQFLSYLLFIEPKFLVEAINLWPSMFLSCQNKIEDVMAAHDCKGDCSHSLFIDDYLAGITLFSDAAVSKNSVASALSSFLRHAPFCALVSSFVCLGSYGKYSIRMLEIVHSPLFIDLLKDKIAKGSIDDLVLFLGCVLFWAHHIRLFYKAEPSDVLEELFQVCFTLVECIFEHILADSSAAVKSFDVEGSSLTKNIIDAVQLFLNHPLISWSISDPICYSKDVGNDKLLDATKSFDSLVIYSKQNFHKMDSLVLQRLTKVFENFLSLMSRDQRSSQSHVFVESVLEVCRGLIQKTAFLFREKFDVCVDRSCMIGLLPHFYIFYSMMNFCSPFDVLELANWMFSKIDTRASSCSSEVLVSLHFCMYIADSALDLLYSYMKQRNGAPESYGFHRVDEKSFNVAILQKVYCNIIDLVLCFNMKTATTCLLKAVYIVYNQKSSYVHPTSLPLYMLFSRMISHSPMNLVICCLNSISKVKGMILSLLMEVSPLFMHLFGQIFLGILSKSTSVCDFLNLDGEWSQRTKVVNRNCNFWLSEDDFILLLPAALSYVTSHLKDLRSNEILIFYSKILLENFSNWKSYVSGIILMEKSSPDYLLTSSEHFDRYLNNSLLGTALTMLHYFFTSNGNLVGKKQRLQIFNSLYSNSFELLDDNLKELSSCSYEESLKIIIDIFAKISFTRMLLSPVETLSQCVESETRASGEKTQKKDSERLNRAKLRFMTILVSSLDQIVSIFPLKNGSYSNSCVPVSYSIHCYMEHYILKNIIELAIEMRNYLSQIPSVPSLDHFIRSCLLYRFEDPATLKAIRCFLAALPEKTFSSSEILGLLLGHSKFVSTILSSESFADSSASMANEQSLPSVLKFLDVSTNVHESAKFMVKRSSDRDQRRLELIKLVRVLYHFELRTCNVKPEISVRDSRELFILLLSSYGATLSKTDLEILSLIHEIESIEGTKYDKIAEMDYLWGNSVLKIRKEVVHDGQSSLAMTSYCELAEDQRKMLFRENMPVDMINCVMTVLNLCHDGSQLTTSVSIENLLQDKFIDVIEQPTSCDSILGYDPAFILRFSLHCLVIGFIEPIEFSQLGLLAVAFVSISSVDEELRKLGYEVLGRYKLSLENSRNKDLLQLQLLLTYFQNGITQPWERVPSIFTIFAAEASFMLIDNRQNHFFTISRFLMHSPKMDFKSVPLFHTTFKSTDSNKLEHIWILQLLYAGINSIDDAKIYRRNKLLEFLLSFHASSMSNSQSSFLILQIIQKSTKLPMLAEYMVKECGLLSWLFSVITYFGEKLHAEERQFSLTVMELILKAVNDVVSITSISEWLQDCALEQLSELSSYLHHLFVNDIKLLKENVSLVRLILHVVISTFNISQKRAINQPKFTISLEGLFNLYLSINTEFSKTECAMANELGLTAMLMSSPLPVVSTLDKARLVKLTGWAISASLQSSSSKGCLFKEFYPPFLVAHKVKQEDEPLISKLLRWVVASVILGTISNEFYNKKTDFCFGLSSCTTLESALEFFTTREGNIGEEELFASEALAFTILYLQQLLGRSCMDLPSVIFSLCLLLISEGSSKTGKDYLDENHSQIVSLCSKIRCPLEVHPAWRWSFAQPWRDDAASNRTEIEKVSNRTEIEKIEEEQACQSLLIIFSTALNGKQSGFPVLSHEDLERSGLFQWERDIASRMRE, encoded by the exons ATGCTTTTCCCTACAATGTTGAGCCTCGGCCATTGCCTTCATG ATACGGAAGCTAGTGCCTTGTCACTTGCTAATGCTGTTGAAAATCTGCCATCTACAGTCAGTGATCAGTTGCAAAACATCTTTAAGAACATCATTCCCCGAGTCTGCAATCGATCATTAGTAAATAAAGGATTGCTTCATGCTGACATTCTTGTTAAGCATGGTTCTCTCAGACTAATTATGGAATCACTTAAATCACTAAAAGTTCTTGTCACAACAGtagataatgctttgaaaaatcaTCTTCATGAGAAAACAGTCAATTCACATGGCAAAGAGATTGTTGAACTGCATGGTCCTCCAGGGTTTAGTTGCTTTCTAAGAGTGGATAAGTTTGTGGATGATGGAGCTTTGTCCCCTGATAATGTAGGAACTACAAAATGGATGTCTCTAAGGCAACGCATACTGGATGAGATAAGAGGGTCGCTGCCTGATCCTCAAGTTTTGCTCAAGTTGTTGTCTTCACTAAGTTACAAACATTCGGCAAAGCACTCAAAAAGCTTAAAGAGAACCAATACCATGGCTGAAGTTTCAGGAAAGAGATTGAAGTCTAATATCACTATAGAGAATGATGATATTGTTATTGGCGGAATTAATATTTCACCTTTGGCTGAGCTTGTTAAATATGAAAATGAAGTTAATCATGAAGTCACCATCTCTGAGTTGGGCAGGGACAAAGATCCTAAAGCAATAGTAGCTGAGATATGGAAATTAAATAAAGAGAATTTGGTCACAAGCGAAGAAGTGGATGAACAAGATTATTTTTATGCAAGGCTGCTTGATGTCATTGCACTCTATATG TGGATTTTGCCAAGTGCTTTTGAAGGTTCTTTTGACTTTTTCAAAATTCTGCCAAgtaatattttaagtcttccTATAGCACAACAACAATCTCTATTGTATTTGCTGGTAGAGTCAATTGGACAATCTCCAGGAAGTAGTGCTTCAGCCAGAATTCCAGATTTTATGTACAAACACTTGCAACCTTTAATTAATCTCTTGATATATTCACCATCTAAAGAAATTAAAGATTTAGCATATATACTGGCAAAATCATCCCTCATCAGCACCGGGGCATTCGACCAGAATATTTCAGAAGTTGATGCCTGGATGATCTCCTTACCTGGCTTTAGCCGAGCATCATATTCTTCCGTGGACAACAAAAGAGCAGAAGCATTTCGTAGCTTATATTCAGTTGTCATTTCATTTCTTTGTGATGCTGTTTCAACCGTGGGAAATAGTCTATACAAATATCTTGACCAAATGCACAAGCTTATCTCTAATCTTGAAATTTTTCACG ATGATTCCCCTGGATTTAGCCCTTTGATTATTTGCATCTTTCAAAAGTGCTTGAGGTTGCTCGAATCAGATACGGGAACCTTCAAGTTATATGAGAGATCTGTTGTTTCATTGTATGTGTCTAACACCctaaaattgattttagaatcACAG GTAGACATGAAAATATTGCCTGGTcttataaattcaatattgaatGAGAAATTTGTGGATGATTCAAAGAATTCACTATGTGAATGGAGGCCACTGAAGAATCTATTTCATTTCTCCCAAGATCTTTTAAACCAGAAAGGATTTACTTTGTACTCCATGCCAGAGATTACAACAGAAGGACTTGACTCTTTCCAATTTATTCATTCCAAAATGAAGGAACTTGCAGATCGGCAGCAAGATGAAGTAGCCTTTGCACTTTTATCTTCAATCATATGTGCTCCGGTTGAGGATCTCCTAAAAAATCTTCATTTCCTTTTCACAATTGCCCCACTGCAATTTAATTCTCTTGTCCAATTCCTGTCATATCTACTCTTTATTGAGCCAAAGTTTCTTGTTGAAGCTATTAATTTGTGGCCAAGTATGTTTCTTTCTTGTCAGAATAAGATTGAGGATGTAATGGCAGCACATGACTGCAAAGGTGATTGCAGCCATTCGctatttatagatgattatttggCTGGTATAACATTATTCTCAGATGCTGCTGTTTCCAAAAATTCAGTTGCTAGTGCATTGTCTTCATTTTTAAGGCATGCTCCTTTTTGTGCACTAGTTTCTTCATTTGTTTGCTTGGGCAGCTACGGGAAGTACTCAATCAGAATGTTAGAAATAGTGCACTCTCCCTTATTTATAGATCTGCTTAAAGATAAGATAGCCAAAGGTTCAATTGATGACTTGGTTTTATTTCTTGGATGTGTACTCTTTTGGGCTCACCATATACGGTTATTTTATAAGGCTGAGCCATCTGATGTTCTTGAAGAACTCTTCCAAGTGTGCTTCACTCTTGTAGAGTGCATCTTTGAGCATATTCTGGCAGATTCCTCAGCTGCAGTCAAATCCTTTGATGTGGAAGGATCTTCATtaactaaaaatattatagaTGCTGTTCAGCTCTTTCTCAACCACCCACTTATTTCATGGTCTATATCAGATCCAATATGCTATAGCAAAGATGTTGGAAATGATAAGCTGCTAGATGCTACCAAATCTTTTGATTCTCTTGTAATTTACTCAAAGCAAAATTTTCACAAAATGGACAGTCTTGTGTTGCAACGTTTAACTAAGGTTTTTGAAAACTTCTTGTCTTTGATGAGTCGAGATCAGCGTTCCTCCCAAAGCCATGTATTTGTTGAATCTGTTCTTGAGGTTTGTAGGGGCCTAATTCAGAAGACAGCCTTCTTGTTCAGGGAAAAGTTTGATGTCTGTGTTGATAGAAGTTGTATGATTGGGCTTCTTCCTCACTTCTATATCTTTTACTCCATGATGAACTTCTGTTCTCCTTTTGATGTTCTTGAACTTGCTAACTGGATGTTTTCAAAGATAGATACCAGAGCTTCTAGCTGCAGTTCAGAGGTTCTTGTGTCTCTTCATTTCTGTATGTATATTGCTGATAGTGCATTGGATTTGCTATACAGTTATATGAAACAGAGGAATGGCGCACCTGAATCATATGGGTTTCATCGAGTGGATGAGAAAAGTTTTAATGTTGCCATTCTTCAGAAGGTTTACTGCAATATCATTGATTTGGTATTATGCTTTAATATGAAAACTGCAACTACTTGCCTTCTGAAAGCTGTTTATATTGTGTACAATCAGAAGTCTTCATATGTTCACCCTACTTCTCTTCCATTGTACATGCTATTTTCTAGGATGATCAGCCATAGTCCAATGAATTTGGTTATCTGCTGCCTAAATTCCATAAGCAAGGTTAAGGGAATGATATTGTCGTTGCTTATGGAAGTAAGTCCTTTGTTCATGCATCTCTTTGGACAGATATTCTTGGGCATTTTGAGCAAGAGTACATCTGTTTGTGATTTCCTAAATTTAGATGGTGAATGGTCACAAAGGACTAAGGTGGTTAACCGGAACTGCAACTTTTGGCTTTCTGAGGATGATTTTATTCTTCTACTTCCAGCTGCTTTGTCATATGTCACCTCACATTTAAAGGATCTTAGATCTAATGAAATTCTGATATTCTACTCTAAaattcttttggaaaacttttcaaattGGAAGAGCTATGTGTCTGGCATTATTTTAATGGAAAAATCCTCTCCTGATTACCTACTCACATCATCTGAACATTTTGATAGATATTTGAATAATTCTCTTCTTGGAACAGCACTCACTATGTTGCACTACTTTTTCACTTCAAATGGGAATTTAGTTGGGAAGAAGCAACGCCTGCAAATATTTAATTCTCTTTACTCAAATTCCTTTGAGCTACTTGATGATAACCTCAAAGAACTAAGCAGTTGTTCTTATGAGGAATCCTTGAAGATCATTATTGATATTTTTGCCAAGATATCATTTACAAGGATGTTGCTATCACCTGTGGAAACTTTGTCACAATGTGTGGAATCAGAAACCAGAGCATCCGGTGAGAAGACTCAGAAAAAGGATTCTGAAAGATTGAATCGTGCCAAGTTGAGGTTTATGACTATATTGGTTAGTTCATTGGATCAGATTGTCAGCATATTTCCTCTTAAGAATGGTAGCTATTCCAATTCCTGTGTCCCTGTTAGTTATAGTATTCACTGCTACATGGaacattatattttgaaaaacatCATTGAATTGGCCATTGAAATGAGGAACTATCTTTCTCAGATACCTTCTGTTCCGTCTCTAGATCACTTTATCAGATCTTGCCTCCTATATAGGTTTGAGGATCCTGCTACTTTAAAAGCAATTCGTTGCTTTCTAGCTGCACTACCTGAAAAGACATTTTCTTCATCTGAAATTCTTGGGCTTTTGCTTGGACACTCTAAGTTTGTTTCTACAATTCTCTCAAGTGAGAGTTTTGCTGATTCATCTGCTTCAATGGCTAATGAGCAGTCACTCCCAAGTGTTCTGAAATTTCTTGATGTCTCTACTAATGTCCATGAATCTGCTAAATTCATGGTCAAAAGAAGCTCTGATAGAGACCAAAGAAGGTTAGAATTGATTAAGTTGGTCAGAGTTTTGTATCATTTTGAGCTTAGAACCTGCAATGTGAAACCTGAAATCAGTGTCAGGGATTCAAGGGAGttatttattcttcttttatctTCTTACGGGGCAACTTTAagtaaaactgatttggaaataCTCAGTCTGATCCACGAGATTGAATCAATTGAAGGAACTAAATATGACAAAATTGCTGAGATGGATTATTTGTGGggtaattctgtcttgaaaataagaaaagaagttGTGCATGATGGCCAATCCTCTTTAGCCATGACATCTTATTGTGAATTGGCTGAAGATCAACGCAAAATGCTATTCAGAGAGAATATGCCAGTTGATATGATCAATTGTGTGATGACAGTTTTGAATTTATGTCATGATGGGTCTCAATTAACTACTTCAGTGTCGATAGAAAATCTTCTTCAGGATAAATTCATTGATGTGATCGAG CAACCTACATCATGTGACTCAATTCTAGGATATGATCCTGCTTTCATATTGCGGTTCTCACTCCATTGCCTTGTGATAGGGTTCATTGAACCCATTGAGTTTTCTCAGCTAGGCCTGCTTGCTGTCGCTTTTGTAAGCATATCTTCTGTAGATGAAGAGTTGCGGAAATTGGGGTACGAAGTCCTTGGAAGATATAAATTATCACTTGAG AATTCTCGAAATAAAGACCTACTGCAGCTCCAACTTCTCTTAACATATTTCCAGAATGGTATAACACAACCATGGGAAAGGGTGCCTTCAATTTTCACTATTTTTGCTGCAGAAGCTTCTTTCATGCTCATAGACAACAGGCAGAATCATTTCTTTACTATAAGCAGGTTCTTAATGCATTCACCTAAAATGGATTTTAAG AGTGTTCCTTTGTTTCACACAACATTCAAAAGTACTGATTCCAACAAATTGGAGCACATTTGGATCCTTCAACTTTTATATGCaggaatcaattcaattgatgatGCTAAAATATATAGGAGAAACAAACTTCTAGAATTCTTGCTAAGTTTTCATGCCTCATCGATGTCAAATTCTCAATCTAGTTTCCTAATTCTTCAG ATTATACAGAAATCAACAAAGTTACCTATGCTAGCTGAATATATGGTGAAGGAATGTGGTTTGCTCTCGTGGTTATTTTCTGTTATAACATATTTCGGTGAAAAGCTGCATGCAGAAGAGAGGCAATTTTCATTAACTGTCATGGAGTTGATTTTGAAG GCAGTGAATGATGTGGTTTCTATCACATCAATTTCTGAATGGCTTCAAGATTGTGCCCTCGAACAATTATCAGAACTTTCATCTTATTTACATCATTTATTCGTGAATGACATTAAGTTGCTGAAGGAAAATGTTTCATTGGTACGCTTGATCTTGCATGTGGTGATATCAACATTCAATATATCTCAGAAAAGGGCGATAAACCAACCAAAATTCACCATTTCACTTGAGGGCTTATTTAATTTATACTTATCCATCAATACTGAGTTCAGTAAAACGGAGTGTGCAATGGCTAATGAACTTGGATTGACTGCTATGCTTATGAGCAGTCCATTGCCAGTTGTATCTACGTTG GATAAGGCCAGACTAGTGAAACTTACTGGTTGGGCAATTTCAGCTTCTTTACAATCATCATCTAGTAAGGGATGCCTGTTCAAAGAATTTTATCCTCCTTTTTTAGTTGCGCACAAAGTAAAACAAGAAGATGAACCTCTTATATCAAAGCTGCTGCGATGGGTTGTGGCTTCAGTAATTCTGGGCACAATCTCAAATGAATTTTACAACAAAAAAACAGATTTCTGTTTTGGGTTATCAAGTTGTACAACTCTGGAATCTGCACTCGAATTTTTTACTACCAGAGAGGGTAATATTGGAGAGGAAGAATTGTTTGCTAGTGAGGCATTAGCTTTTACGATACTGTATCTTCAACAGCTTCTTGGAAGGAGCTGTATGGATCTTCCTTCAGTGATATTTTCATTATGTTTATTACTTATTTCTGAAGGGTCCAGTAAAACTG GTAAGGACTATTTAGACGAGAATCACAGTCAGATTGTCTCACTATGCTCAAAGATTCGTTGCCCTCTGGAGGTTCATCCCGCTTGGAGATG GTCCTTTGCTCAGCCATGGCGGGATGATGCCGCATCAAACCGAACAGAGATAGAAAAAGTATCAAACCGAACAGAGATAGAAAAAATAGAAGAAGAACAAGCTTGTCAAAGTCTTCTCATTATCTTCTCAACTGCCCTCAATGGGAAACAATCTGGTTTTCCAGTTCTCTCACACGAAGACCTGGAGCGGTCTGGGCTGTTCCAATgggagcgagatatcgccagcaGAATGCGAGAGTGA